The following are encoded together in the Capsulimonas corticalis genome:
- a CDS encoding flagellar hook-length control protein FliK: MPLDIMSGFSGGAASTGAAQTGAPPVSGSEPTVTFASLLTGKATDSPQGAVAKSGEGPSAKKDDDSKSDTTGDATPTLDPSLAAQNLVLPTVTAPIMTPPTPKKSEPNVPSTTEPLAGKSVAMDTSSMLSRPTAVKSATGGELLSTLKQTLDSAASAGAVAPASALKTTAQDPASAIAAGQAAAPVIASEALTGVALPKQATAKTDDTDTAKGAAVPQASTKFGTPSDIAAAAEISAGFAGVSNAHLQKRETSLLTEKPAPSVSSPVSPVTTGVKAATNVAIPTIATLEPLKSTPLEASLLKSAQPAPDTAQALTAPLTADKSANLTLPVGSAAPATAEKLLAPTPASLPATDSAPLAQAAASTSPIASAANSQPASATVSVQTIAAAAIVPAAANSLDISSKLPLRKIPGLADNKTVNDAKALTKGAAKVDTTSLLQSLNGKASISSKSSALSPLSEALVKAEITTDGKKNGSDVTSQAMQTSSETGNTTLTIQDQHISVPMPAQDRAAMITKVVDKIGEMKLDAQGKGGDKVTLQLHPQDWGQLNLTVTMTPKVDASGQTTTMVTAHVAAENPVVKQALESHLNDLRRSLNEQGLKLDTLTVTVDTVSAASASAQSGGSGLMSGHHPSNDGSQTQTSQSQAQSGGFDGSNQGQRAFADFGAGQFGGGQRGQQSQQPSWTAHDADLDTVPTVAAIRSNASGRVDVRA; this comes from the coding sequence ATGCCCTTAGACATTATGTCTGGCTTCAGCGGCGGCGCAGCGTCCACAGGCGCCGCGCAGACCGGCGCACCTCCCGTCAGCGGTTCGGAACCGACCGTTACCTTCGCTTCTCTGCTCACCGGCAAAGCGACGGACAGCCCGCAGGGCGCCGTTGCAAAATCCGGCGAGGGCCCAAGCGCCAAGAAGGACGACGATTCGAAATCCGATACGACGGGGGACGCTACGCCCACACTGGACCCATCTCTTGCCGCGCAGAACCTCGTTCTGCCGACCGTGACGGCGCCGATCATGACGCCGCCGACGCCAAAAAAATCAGAGCCGAACGTTCCGTCGACTACGGAGCCTTTGGCCGGAAAAAGTGTCGCAATGGACACCAGCTCGATGCTTTCCCGCCCCACGGCGGTCAAAAGCGCCACCGGCGGTGAATTGCTTTCCACTCTCAAACAAACACTTGACAGCGCTGCGTCCGCAGGCGCCGTCGCGCCGGCGTCCGCCCTGAAAACGACCGCGCAAGATCCTGCTTCGGCCATCGCGGCCGGCCAGGCCGCCGCGCCGGTCATTGCCTCGGAAGCGCTGACTGGCGTCGCCTTGCCAAAACAGGCGACGGCCAAGACCGATGATACGGATACCGCGAAAGGCGCGGCGGTCCCCCAAGCTTCCACGAAGTTTGGGACGCCCAGTGACATCGCCGCGGCGGCGGAAATTTCGGCGGGGTTTGCCGGCGTGTCCAACGCCCATCTTCAGAAGCGCGAGACTTCGCTGCTGACGGAGAAACCGGCGCCCAGCGTCTCTTCGCCGGTTTCTCCAGTCACAACGGGAGTGAAGGCGGCGACCAACGTGGCTATCCCGACGATCGCCACGCTGGAGCCGTTGAAATCGACTCCCCTGGAGGCGTCTCTGTTAAAATCGGCGCAGCCGGCCCCAGATACGGCCCAGGCGCTGACGGCGCCGCTCACGGCCGACAAGTCGGCGAATTTGACGCTCCCCGTTGGCTCAGCTGCGCCGGCGACGGCGGAAAAACTCCTTGCGCCGACGCCAGCCTCACTTCCAGCCACGGACAGCGCGCCGCTGGCTCAAGCGGCGGCCAGCACATCGCCGATCGCCTCGGCGGCCAATTCCCAACCGGCGTCCGCCACGGTTTCGGTCCAGACGATTGCGGCGGCGGCCATTGTTCCGGCGGCTGCAAACTCGCTCGATATTTCCTCGAAATTACCCCTGAGAAAAATACCGGGTCTCGCCGATAATAAAACTGTGAACGACGCTAAGGCGCTGACGAAAGGCGCCGCGAAAGTGGACACGACGAGTTTGCTGCAATCGCTGAATGGTAAAGCCTCCATCAGCTCGAAATCCAGCGCTCTTTCCCCACTTTCCGAAGCGCTCGTCAAAGCAGAGATTACGACGGACGGCAAGAAGAACGGAAGCGACGTGACATCTCAAGCGATGCAGACAAGTTCGGAAACCGGGAATACGACGCTGACGATCCAGGATCAACACATCAGCGTTCCAATGCCCGCTCAGGACCGCGCCGCGATGATCACGAAAGTCGTCGACAAGATCGGCGAGATGAAGCTGGACGCTCAGGGGAAAGGCGGCGACAAAGTGACGCTGCAGCTGCATCCTCAGGATTGGGGCCAGCTGAATCTGACGGTGACGATGACGCCCAAAGTGGACGCCAGCGGCCAGACGACCACCATGGTCACCGCGCATGTCGCGGCGGAGAACCCCGTGGTGAAGCAAGCTCTGGAAAGCCACTTGAACGATCTTCGCCGCAGTTTGAACGAGCAGGGACTGAAACTGGATACGCTGACCGTAACCGTGGACACGGTAAGCGCCGCGTCCGCTTCGGCGCAATCGGGCGGAAGCGGTTTGATGTCCGGGCATCATCCATCAAACGATGGTTCTCAGACGCAGACCAGCCAATCTCAAGCGCAGTCCGGCGGCTTCGACGGATCCAATCAAGGCCAGCGAGCCTTCGCCGACTTCGGCGCCGGACAATTCGGCGGCGGTCAGCGCGGCCAGCAAAGCCAGCAGCCGTCCTGGACGGCGCACGATGCGGATCTGGACACGGTTCCGACAGTCGCAGCCATTCGGTCAAACGCCTCAGGACGCGTTGACGTCCGAGCTTAA
- a CDS encoding alpha/beta hydrolase: MSETTLTSQAADLENSVDPDPRLSAPIALQPGAPGSGALPPSPWKGTRLVASPAALKAPAATDYSFMITNRYNINNDNTPYNPFQPATSPVNQVYPLANGNLWWALSQDQANDPNASDFQMQSPTPSTTPPNSFQQAIVTNLQAQSQQYGSSQLTLFIHGLGNLWVDAVAGTSALGANLANSSYTGLVVGFDWPSYDEYWSGLYYSSDSYAFPPAGTQGTIRDNINGSSQAFGNVLSFMQGLRSTNGISNLTLNIVCHSEGNYMDMVGMLSVSGVQIDHVLMLAADINNGAFQIPATGLVGQGSQISQTDPSAVVTVYFSNNDDVLASSQAAYQGNNPIYDDKNVHNPAYGGRMGQTGPAYNIGQQQPNVYSLDCSGVLTPQYIAQLEANGVIPNGATLHSSYLYVPQLGADIAQALDGVAPGSITGRSQGANPNAYYLNPT, translated from the coding sequence ATGTCCGAAACAACCCTCACATCCCAAGCGGCCGATCTGGAGAACAGTGTCGATCCCGATCCTCGCCTGTCGGCCCCGATCGCCCTGCAGCCCGGGGCGCCCGGATCGGGGGCGCTTCCGCCGAGCCCCTGGAAGGGAACCCGGCTTGTCGCCTCCCCCGCCGCCCTCAAGGCGCCGGCGGCCACGGACTACAGTTTCATGATCACCAATCGCTATAACATTAACAACGACAATACGCCCTACAACCCATTTCAGCCCGCGACATCTCCCGTAAACCAGGTCTATCCCCTGGCGAATGGGAACCTCTGGTGGGCGCTTTCGCAGGACCAGGCAAACGATCCCAATGCTTCGGACTTTCAAATGCAGTCGCCGACGCCGTCCACCACCCCTCCGAACTCCTTCCAGCAGGCGATCGTCACGAACCTCCAGGCTCAGAGTCAGCAGTATGGATCATCGCAGCTCACGCTCTTTATTCACGGCCTCGGAAATCTGTGGGTGGACGCCGTCGCGGGAACCTCCGCGCTGGGAGCCAATCTTGCAAACTCCAGTTACACCGGGCTAGTCGTCGGATTTGACTGGCCCAGTTACGACGAATATTGGAGCGGACTGTATTACTCCTCGGACAGCTACGCATTCCCGCCGGCGGGGACGCAGGGAACGATCCGCGACAACATCAACGGCAGCAGCCAGGCGTTCGGCAACGTGCTGTCGTTCATGCAAGGCTTGCGCTCCACGAACGGCATATCGAACCTGACTCTCAATATCGTGTGCCATTCCGAAGGCAACTATATGGATATGGTGGGGATGCTCAGCGTCTCCGGCGTTCAGATCGACCATGTGCTGATGCTGGCGGCGGATATCAACAACGGCGCGTTCCAGATCCCCGCCACGGGCCTGGTCGGTCAGGGATCGCAGATTTCCCAGACCGATCCGAGCGCCGTCGTCACGGTGTACTTCTCCAATAATGACGACGTCCTCGCGTCCTCGCAAGCCGCCTATCAGGGAAATAACCCGATCTATGATGACAAGAATGTCCACAACCCGGCCTATGGAGGACGGATGGGGCAGACGGGTCCGGCGTATAACATCGGACAGCAGCAGCCCAATGTCTATTCACTCGACTGCTCGGGAGTGCTGACGCCGCAATATATCGCGCAGCTTGAAGCGAACGGCGTGATTCCGAACGGCGCGACCCTGCATTCGTCCTATCTCTACGTTCCGCAATTGGGCGCCGATATCGCTCAGGCGCTGGACGGCGTGGCCCC